A DNA window from uncultured Methanoregula sp. contains the following coding sequences:
- a CDS encoding 4-vinyl reductase, with amino-acid sequence MTDSGRKYRFSWTLLGDLVSGRPSLGPTTRLDVYRLMQYTMRDILEQEFGTDKADEIFYRAGLLAGKEFYKNLLGTPADLNEFVQKLQQILIEMNIGILRIEKADPVKGSFVMTVSEDLDCSGLPETGFGICTYDEGFIAGLMESFTGVPFDVREIDCWCTGDRTCRFAAERRAR; translated from the coding sequence ATGACCGACAGTGGCAGAAAGTACCGCTTTTCATGGACTCTCCTCGGGGACCTTGTTTCAGGCAGGCCAAGCCTCGGTCCCACAACCCGCCTTGATGTATACCGTCTTATGCAGTATACCATGCGGGATATCCTTGAACAGGAGTTCGGGACAGATAAAGCAGACGAAATTTTTTACAGGGCCGGGCTGCTTGCCGGAAAGGAGTTTTACAAAAATCTTCTGGGAACTCCTGCGGACCTCAACGAGTTTGTCCAGAAACTCCAGCAGATCCTCATTGAAATGAATATCGGCATACTCCGGATCGAGAAGGCGGACCCGGTGAAGGGCTCATTTGTCATGACCGTTTCGGAGGATCTGGACTGCTCGGGCCTGCCGGAGACGGGTTTTGGCATCTGCACCTATGACGAGGGGTTCATTGCAGGGCTTATGGAATCGTTCACCGGTGTTCCTTTCGATGTTAGGGAGATCGACTGCTGGTGCACCGGTGACCGTACCTGCAGGTTTGCAGCCGAGCGGAGAGCCCGGTAG
- a CDS encoding PAS domain S-box protein: protein MADGNRREPAPAPESSDDLKDALSSIEKTFRTGTVPEDLVALPDEEAQKKLISLLADIAATQQFSQALARGDLSQDLEVKGRSAGCLKALQANLRHLTWQAGQIAEGDLSQRVHYMGEFSDSFNTMVERLSEEKTYRVQREEALRKNESHLRTLLQTLPDLIWLKDPRGVYLSCNSTFERFFGAKESDIIGKTDYDFVEKDQADFFLKRDRIAMEAKKPVSNEEWITFADDGHRALLETVKTPMYAAGGDLIGVLGIGREITGRKKIEDDLRQSEERFRTMSETSLTGVYIFVDGVVKYVNPMFARIYGYTPEEMIGMNPLSLVHPDDRALVSDRMKGRLDRKEEISVYECRMVTKDNRTIFVSIMGVLIPYEGRLAISGNLLDITDRKRAEEVLRESEERYRTLFDESPISLREEDYSDIQYWFDTRRDAGVSDFRNYFEMHPEDVRSCALMVNVTRINRATMTLLGARSLREFSEGLSSVFAPESYDQFQEELIALSQGKTGFECEIPVQTLQGEKKIALMKMIVVPGFEQSLAKVVISLIDITDRKKMENALLQANKKITMLSSITRHDIRNQLMTLQGYLALTQMKIQDPDLLRFIEKGMRAAKAIGSQIEFTKYYENIGVSAPEWQDISRLVQSARSQLPSLDTIEFVNDLPPVKVYADGLIEKVFYNLLENTLRHGEKVSRIRVSVKETNRGAEIVYEDDGVGISPEDKQHLFQKGFGKNTGLGLFLSREILAITGLTIQEAGEPGKGVRFVITVPKEAYRITDRE, encoded by the coding sequence ATGGCAGACGGAAACCGCAGGGAACCGGCTCCGGCCCCTGAATCGTCCGATGATCTGAAGGATGCTCTTTCCTCCATAGAGAAGACCTTCCGGACCGGAACCGTGCCGGAAGATCTGGTTGCACTTCCCGATGAAGAGGCCCAGAAAAAACTGATATCGCTGCTTGCCGACATTGCAGCAACCCAGCAGTTTTCCCAGGCTCTTGCCAGGGGCGATCTCTCGCAGGACCTCGAGGTGAAAGGGCGCTCGGCCGGGTGCCTCAAGGCCCTCCAGGCCAATCTCCGGCACCTGACCTGGCAGGCCGGGCAGATTGCAGAGGGCGATCTTTCCCAGCGGGTCCATTACATGGGCGAATTCTCGGACTCGTTCAATACCATGGTTGAGCGCCTGTCCGAGGAGAAGACTTACCGGGTGCAGCGGGAAGAGGCGCTCAGAAAGAACGAAAGCCACCTGCGCACCCTGCTCCAGACCCTCCCCGATCTCATCTGGCTCAAGGATCCCCGCGGGGTATACCTTTCCTGCAATTCAACGTTCGAGCGGTTCTTCGGTGCAAAAGAATCCGATATTATCGGAAAAACGGATTACGACTTTGTGGAAAAAGACCAGGCCGACTTCTTCTTAAAACGCGATCGGATAGCCATGGAGGCGAAGAAGCCGGTCAGCAACGAGGAATGGATCACCTTTGCCGATGACGGACACCGGGCCCTTCTGGAGACGGTCAAGACGCCGATGTATGCTGCCGGGGGAGACCTCATCGGCGTGCTCGGCATCGGGCGCGAGATTACCGGACGCAAGAAGATCGAGGATGACCTGCGCCAGAGCGAAGAGCGGTTCCGTACCATGAGCGAGACCTCGCTCACCGGCGTCTACATCTTCGTTGACGGGGTTGTGAAATATGTCAATCCCATGTTTGCACGGATCTACGGCTATACGCCCGAAGAGATGATCGGCATGAATCCCCTCTCTCTTGTTCATCCCGATGACCGGGCCCTCGTCTCTGACCGGATGAAGGGCCGTCTTGATCGCAAGGAAGAGATCAGTGTGTATGAATGCCGGATGGTGACAAAGGACAACAGGACCATCTTCGTCAGCATCATGGGGGTGCTCATCCCCTACGAGGGCCGGCTGGCAATTTCCGGTAACCTGCTGGACATCACGGACCGTAAACGTGCTGAGGAAGTACTGCGGGAGAGCGAGGAACGGTACCGCACCCTCTTCGACGAATCCCCGATCTCGCTCCGGGAAGAAGACTATTCCGACATACAGTACTGGTTCGATACCAGAAGAGACGCGGGGGTCAGCGATTTCCGGAATTATTTCGAGATGCACCCGGAGGATGTCAGGTCCTGTGCCCTCATGGTGAATGTGACGCGGATCAACCGGGCTACCATGACCCTGCTCGGGGCCCGTTCCCTCCGGGAATTTTCCGAGGGTCTCTCATCAGTATTCGCTCCTGAATCATACGATCAGTTCCAGGAAGAACTCATTGCCCTGAGCCAGGGAAAGACCGGGTTCGAATGCGAGATTCCGGTCCAGACGCTCCAGGGGGAGAAGAAGATAGCGCTCATGAAAATGATAGTCGTGCCGGGCTTCGAACAGAGCCTGGCAAAAGTTGTCATATCCCTCATCGATATTACCGACCGCAAGAAGATGGAGAACGCGCTCCTCCAGGCAAACAAGAAGATCACCATGCTCTCTTCCATCACGCGCCATGATATCCGTAACCAGCTCATGACCCTGCAGGGGTATCTTGCGCTCACCCAGATGAAGATCCAAGACCCGGATCTCCTCCGGTTCATCGAAAAAGGGATGCGGGCAGCGAAAGCGATCGGCAGCCAGATCGAGTTTACGAAATATTACGAGAACATCGGGGTCAGTGCTCCCGAGTGGCAGGATATTTCCCGGCTTGTCCAGTCCGCCCGGTCCCAGCTGCCTTCCCTTGATACGATCGAATTTGTCAACGACCTTCCCCCGGTAAAAGTGTATGCCGACGGGCTGATCGAGAAAGTATTTTACAATCTTTTAGAGAACACACTCCGCCATGGTGAGAAGGTCAGCCGGATCCGCGTCTCAGTTAAGGAAACCAATCGTGGTGCGGAGATAGTGTACGAGGATGACGGGGTCGGGATCTCTCCTGAGGACAAGCAGCATCTCTTCCAGAAAGGGTTTGGCAAAAATACCGGCCTCGGACTCTTTCTCTCCCGGGAGATCCTGGCGATCACGGGCCTGACGATCCAGGAGGCCGGTGAACCCGGGAAAGGGGTGCGGTTCGTGATTACAGTCCCAAAGGAGGCGTACCGGATTACTGACAGGGAGTAG
- a CDS encoding PD-(D/E)XK nuclease family protein, whose product MPVQSSPEPDRVVQYHYGLPGEELDMFIDRFAACAAEDPFTSWLILPTKRLVIHVTGHLTAKNIPYLASRICTLDEFCTLLFDEHRTTGQRLSPGESKLLLVRVLEELRDDPDQDVSLFIARDHPSIGTIDDLRTFMSAIIRGKVAFPECLMQLQSTKSEQLDTIITAYRNRLSKLDLVDDATILEWTIDHLNRSDSSIPGTIFIYGFHEPLPLEQDLFDAVRGKAGTVAFFVPDGRDRNIFRTRAAAGEVPGVPPAFDLSSPRAMITGLFSETGIFGDGDRFPARTFPSRYEEVCGIALEIARLNAAGTPLSDIAVIFPDLHGGDYGIIEEVFREFGLPWNSAVSPRLSRAPVIQFLIGIAGLAAGGYAREKVVRIIGSPYFQNLPGKPGLDAAEVDLVSRYAQIDGPHPSWDRQLDRLCQELSDPEKTGKYPGISARTVERVREGFRLLFNDLDRIGREKNLRDHIREFRSFLDSWKIPYLYAAPDEPTKEREIQAFEKFCSRLDLLGRATWIPADKPVTAQEFLRFVSAIAEERDESGLQDEGGVFVIGHKECQHLRFPVVFLGGLVEGTFPRLVTRLPFTNSLENARMGTRTLAGILREEQYYFIAALLSGEKTAYLSAPLADGEKPLLTSAFFERVRMRCGNRPWPEVSGREPAVSRRTAAVRAGSSLCGEDPCLARDTLPDVQEISELAERINMERFYRRGACDSPYDGILSGDDAIRAALAGRYGPDHVYSPTSLEVYAGCPFAYFLSRVTGLRELPEVEPNLSAGDRGTAIHEVLSTFYREWQSAGHHKVTPALLKEATDLILRLAEIELSHYSFSSPLWDATRVLMLGDEQTGPGYFERFLACEAGEADSLLVPSRFEFSFGMGADKPDDPASVPDPVELASPDGDRKIFIHGRIDRVDQTPDGLFVIYDYKSGSTHPKAKDILEGTALQLPLYLLAFEKISGGHGIAGGYYTIRREVERSMVLADTSARDLMVAKPRASKDFAGMIRHSRDCAFDYVDGIRTGRFPLPALEECKNPYCEFKRVCRFDPYRVFETGEEI is encoded by the coding sequence ATGCCCGTGCAATCTTCCCCCGAGCCCGACCGGGTTGTCCAGTACCACTACGGGCTCCCCGGGGAAGAGCTGGATATGTTCATCGACAGGTTTGCCGCCTGCGCAGCAGAAGACCCGTTCACGAGCTGGCTGATCCTCCCCACGAAACGGCTTGTTATCCATGTCACCGGGCATCTGACCGCGAAAAATATCCCGTATCTTGCATCGCGGATCTGTACGCTGGACGAGTTCTGCACACTATTGTTCGACGAGCACCGGACAACCGGGCAGCGTCTCTCACCAGGTGAATCGAAACTGCTGCTTGTGCGGGTTCTTGAAGAGCTCAGAGACGATCCCGATCAGGATGTATCGTTGTTCATTGCACGGGATCACCCGTCAATCGGGACGATCGATGATCTCAGGACGTTCATGTCGGCGATCATCAGGGGCAAAGTCGCATTCCCGGAATGCCTGATGCAGCTCCAGAGCACAAAGAGCGAGCAGCTGGATACCATCATCACGGCATACCGGAACCGGTTGAGCAAGCTGGATCTTGTGGATGACGCGACGATTCTCGAATGGACCATCGATCACCTGAACCGGAGCGATTCATCCATTCCTGGCACAATTTTCATCTATGGTTTCCATGAACCCCTGCCGCTCGAACAGGACCTCTTCGATGCCGTGCGCGGGAAGGCAGGAACCGTTGCATTCTTTGTTCCGGATGGCCGTGATCGGAATATTTTCCGGACCCGGGCTGCGGCCGGTGAGGTCCCCGGTGTACCCCCGGCATTCGATCTCTCTTCCCCCCGGGCAATGATTACCGGTCTTTTTTCTGAGACCGGGATCTTTGGAGACGGGGATCGTTTCCCTGCCCGGACATTTCCCTCCCGGTATGAAGAAGTCTGCGGGATAGCTCTTGAGATCGCCCGGCTGAATGCTGCCGGCACGCCGCTCTCCGATATCGCGGTTATCTTCCCCGACCTCCATGGCGGGGACTACGGGATCATCGAGGAGGTATTCCGGGAGTTCGGGCTCCCGTGGAACTCGGCAGTCAGCCCCCGGCTCTCCCGGGCACCGGTCATCCAGTTCCTCATCGGCATTGCCGGTCTTGCGGCCGGCGGATATGCCCGCGAAAAGGTTGTAAGGATTATCGGCAGCCCCTATTTCCAGAATCTCCCCGGGAAGCCAGGGCTCGATGCGGCCGAGGTGGACCTGGTCTCCCGGTATGCACAGATCGACGGCCCCCACCCGTCCTGGGATCGGCAGCTGGACCGGCTCTGCCAGGAATTATCGGATCCGGAAAAAACCGGGAAGTACCCGGGCATATCGGCCCGGACCGTTGAGCGGGTGAGGGAAGGGTTCCGGCTCCTTTTCAACGACCTGGATCGCATCGGCCGGGAGAAAAATCTCCGGGATCATATCCGGGAATTCCGGTCCTTCCTGGACTCCTGGAAGATCCCGTACCTCTATGCCGCCCCGGATGAACCCACCAAAGAGCGGGAGATCCAGGCATTTGAAAAGTTCTGCTCCCGGCTCGATCTGCTCGGCCGGGCAACATGGATACCGGCGGACAAACCTGTAACTGCACAGGAATTCTTAAGGTTCGTCTCTGCCATTGCCGAAGAGCGGGACGAGAGCGGCCTTCAGGATGAAGGTGGCGTTTTTGTGATCGGGCATAAAGAATGCCAGCATCTCCGGTTCCCGGTGGTCTTTCTCGGCGGGCTGGTTGAAGGCACGTTCCCCCGGCTCGTAACCCGGCTGCCCTTCACCAACTCCCTGGAGAATGCCCGGATGGGGACCCGGACGCTTGCCGGGATTCTCCGGGAAGAACAATATTATTTCATTGCGGCGCTCCTGTCCGGTGAGAAGACCGCGTACCTCAGCGCTCCCCTTGCCGATGGTGAAAAACCGCTCCTCACCTCCGCATTCTTCGAACGGGTCCGGATGCGATGCGGCAACCGGCCCTGGCCTGAAGTATCCGGCAGGGAACCTGCGGTCTCCCGGCGCACAGCGGCAGTCCGGGCCGGTTCCAGTCTGTGCGGGGAAGATCCCTGTCTGGCCCGCGACACCCTACCGGACGTGCAGGAGATCAGCGAACTCGCAGAGCGGATCAACATGGAACGCTTTTATCGCCGGGGTGCCTGCGACTCGCCGTACGATGGCATCCTTTCCGGGGATGACGCGATCCGGGCAGCGCTTGCCGGGAGATACGGGCCGGATCATGTCTATTCCCCGACAAGCCTCGAGGTCTATGCCGGCTGCCCGTTTGCCTATTTCCTCAGCCGGGTGACAGGTCTCAGGGAGCTGCCGGAAGTTGAGCCGAATCTCTCGGCCGGCGATCGCGGGACTGCCATCCACGAAGTCCTGAGTACTTTTTACCGTGAGTGGCAATCCGCCGGCCACCACAAAGTGACCCCGGCGCTGCTGAAGGAGGCAACCGATCTTATCCTCAGGCTTGCCGAGATCGAACTCTCGCACTATTCCTTCTCAAGCCCGCTCTGGGATGCGACCCGGGTCCTGATGCTTGGCGATGAGCAGACCGGCCCCGGGTATTTCGAGCGGTTCCTTGCCTGCGAGGCCGGTGAAGCGGACTCCCTGCTCGTTCCCTCCCGGTTTGAATTCTCGTTCGGCATGGGAGCAGACAAGCCGGATGATCCGGCATCGGTTCCGGATCCGGTTGAACTTGCCTCCCCGGACGGGGACCGGAAGATCTTCATTCACGGCCGGATCGACCGGGTGGACCAGACCCCGGACGGGCTCTTTGTGATCTATGATTACAAGTCCGGCTCCACCCATCCCAAGGCAAAGGATATCCTGGAAGGAACGGCACTCCAGCTGCCCCTGTACCTGCTCGCGTTCGAGAAGATCTCCGGCGGCCACGGGATTGCCGGGGGATATTATACGATCCGGCGCGAGGTGGAGCGGAGCATGGTTCTTGCGGATACTTCTGCCAGGGACCTGATGGTGGCAAAACCCCGGGCGTCAAAGGATTTTGCCGGCATGATCCGGCACTCGCGGGACTGTGCCTTTGATTATGTTGACGGCATCCGCACCGGCCGGTTCCCGCTTCCCGCTCTTGAGGAATGCAAAAACCCGTACTGCGAGTTCAAACGGGTCTGCCGGTTCGATCCCTACCGGGTCTTCGAGACCGGGGAGGAGATCTGA